A part of Sinorhizobium chiapasense genomic DNA contains:
- the ilvA gene encoding threonine ammonia-lyase — protein sequence MKQDVENAALALREIFPATPLQLNDHLSARYNATVYLKREDLSPVRSYKIRGAFNFFRKALAAGAAGKTFVCASAGNHAQGFAFVCRHFAVPGVVFMPVTTPQQKIDKTRMFGGEFITIRLVGDIFDQCYQAARDHVEAIAGVMVPPFDHADIIEGQATVAAEIAEQLPGGVVPDLVALPVGGGGLSAGVTGYLADTLSSDRFVFCEPAGAPSLKRSLETGSVVTLDQVDNFVDGAAVARVGDLNFAALAAFAPEQVMLLPENAICLTIIDMLNVEGVVLEPAGALSITALEVLGRERLEGRTVVAVVSGGNFDFERLPDVKERAMRHAGLKKYFILRMAQRPGALRDFLNLLGDEDDIARFEYLKKSARNFGSVLIGIETKHAENFPALKARFDAAGLRYQDITENEILANLVI from the coding sequence ATGAAGCAGGATGTTGAAAATGCAGCGCTCGCGCTCCGTGAAATCTTTCCGGCGACGCCGCTGCAACTCAACGATCACCTCAGCGCCCGCTACAATGCGACCGTCTACCTGAAGCGCGAGGATCTCTCGCCCGTACGCTCCTACAAAATCCGCGGCGCTTTCAATTTCTTCCGCAAGGCTCTTGCCGCCGGGGCCGCGGGGAAGACCTTCGTCTGTGCTTCGGCCGGGAACCATGCGCAGGGCTTTGCTTTTGTCTGCCGCCACTTCGCCGTTCCGGGCGTCGTCTTCATGCCGGTGACGACGCCGCAGCAGAAGATAGACAAGACTCGCATGTTTGGTGGCGAGTTCATTACGATCCGCCTCGTCGGCGACATTTTCGACCAGTGCTATCAGGCGGCGCGCGATCATGTCGAAGCGATTGCCGGCGTCATGGTGCCGCCCTTCGACCATGCGGACATCATCGAAGGACAGGCGACGGTGGCCGCCGAAATCGCTGAGCAGTTGCCGGGAGGTGTCGTTCCCGATCTTGTCGCCCTGCCGGTCGGCGGTGGCGGGTTGTCCGCGGGCGTCACCGGCTATCTCGCCGACACGCTTTCGAGCGATCGTTTCGTATTTTGCGAACCGGCGGGAGCGCCAAGCCTGAAGCGGAGCCTCGAGACCGGCAGTGTCGTCACACTCGACCAGGTGGACAATTTCGTCGACGGGGCGGCTGTCGCGCGCGTCGGCGACCTAAACTTCGCTGCGCTGGCTGCCTTTGCGCCGGAGCAGGTGATGTTGCTGCCGGAGAATGCGATTTGCCTGACGATCATAGACATGTTGAACGTCGAGGGTGTGGTTCTGGAGCCCGCCGGCGCACTTTCCATAACTGCGCTGGAGGTCCTCGGGCGCGAACGGCTGGAAGGCAGGACGGTGGTTGCCGTCGTATCCGGAGGCAATTTCGACTTTGAGCGCCTTCCCGACGTCAAGGAGCGGGCGATGCGGCATGCCGGGCTCAAGAAATATTTCATCCTGCGCATGGCCCAGCGCCCCGGCGCGCTACGCGATTTCCTCAATCTGCTTGGCGACGAGGACGATATTGCGCGGTTCGAGTATTTGAAGAAGTCGGCGCGCAATTTCGGCTCGGTCCTCATCGGCATAGAGACCAAGCACGCAGAAAACTTCCCGGCCCTGAAGGCGCGCTTCGATGCGGCTGGCCTACGCTACCAGGACATTACCGAGAACGAGATTCTCGCCAATCTCGTCATCTGA
- a CDS encoding HlyU family transcriptional regulator, with product MASFFSKLFGFSGGSKEEAAQGAGKTESYGDCLIRATPMREGPQYRLAGSIEKTMLDAGVKVRTFIRADLFASEQDAIDAALRKGRQIVDEQRAALFQDDSPSRPV from the coding sequence ATGGCATCGTTTTTCTCGAAATTGTTCGGCTTCTCCGGTGGTTCCAAAGAAGAAGCGGCGCAGGGCGCTGGCAAGACGGAATCCTATGGGGATTGCTTGATCCGCGCGACTCCGATGCGCGAGGGGCCGCAATATCGCCTGGCAGGCAGCATCGAAAAGACGATGCTCGATGCCGGCGTGAAAGTGCGCACCTTCATTCGCGCCGACCTTTTCGCGTCCGAACAGGATGCCATCGACGCGGCTCTGCGAAAGGGCCGGCAGATCGTCGACGAGCAACGCGCCGCGCTCTTTCAGGACGACTCGCCGTCCAGGCCGGTGTAA
- a CDS encoding bifunctional 2',3'-cyclic-nucleotide 2'-phosphodiesterase/3'-nucleotidase, translated as MTALPPISRRSLLGGLAASSALAMLHPFSARAAANQAHLRIMETTDLHVHVFPYDYYGDKPNDTVGLARTASIIDAIRAEATNSVLVDNGDFLQGNPMGDYIAYERGMKEGDLHPIIAAMNVLGYDCGTLGNHEFNYGLDFMFKVLNGANFPIVCANLTKGALAANARQDALFLKPYVILDRKVKDGAGQDHTIRIGLIGFVPPQIMTWDAKNLEGKANARDIVKTAEAWVPQMREEGADIVIALSHSGMGRQNYAENLENASVPLAAIDGIDAIVTGHSHLDFPGPKFEGFAGVDNTKGLISGKPGVMGGFWGSHLGLIDLLLERDGSAWRVISSTSEARPIYRREEKKVIAEVGDKPEVLAAAAKDHEATLAYVRTPVGKTSAPLYSYFALVADDPSVQIVSQAQIWYIRDMLKDTEHKDLPVLSAAAPFKAGGRGGADYYTDVPAGDIAIKNVADLYLYPNTVQAVVINGDQVANWLEMSAGIFNQVAPGSVDAELINAGFPSYNFDVIDGVTYEIDLSQPAKFDKDGNLVSTAAKRIQNLQYDGKAIDPTQRFVVVTNNYRAGGGGNFPDIASDKVIFVAPDTNRDVIVRYIVEQGTINPSADANWRFVPLKDTSVLFDSSPKARQFLSQVKAVAIEDAGEGAEGFARFRIKL; from the coding sequence ATGACTGCCCTTCCCCCCATTTCGCGCCGTTCGCTGCTTGGCGGCCTCGCCGCCTCCTCTGCCCTCGCGATGCTTCATCCCTTTTCCGCGCGCGCAGCGGCGAACCAGGCACACCTGCGCATCATGGAAACGACGGACCTGCACGTGCACGTCTTTCCCTACGACTATTACGGCGACAAACCGAACGACACGGTGGGCCTTGCCCGCACCGCCTCCATCATCGATGCGATCCGCGCCGAAGCGACGAACTCCGTTCTCGTCGACAACGGCGACTTCCTTCAGGGGAATCCCATGGGGGATTACATCGCCTACGAGCGCGGCATGAAGGAAGGCGATCTGCACCCGATCATCGCCGCGATGAACGTGCTCGGCTATGATTGCGGCACGCTCGGCAATCATGAGTTCAACTACGGCCTGGACTTCATGTTCAAGGTGCTGAACGGGGCCAATTTTCCGATCGTCTGCGCCAACCTGACCAAGGGCGCGCTTGCGGCGAACGCACGCCAGGACGCGCTGTTCCTCAAGCCCTACGTCATCCTCGACCGCAAGGTGAAGGATGGCGCCGGCCAGGACCATACAATTCGCATCGGCCTGATCGGGTTCGTTCCACCGCAAATTATGACCTGGGATGCGAAGAACCTAGAGGGCAAGGCGAATGCGCGAGACATCGTGAAGACGGCTGAAGCCTGGGTGCCGCAGATGCGCGAGGAAGGCGCCGACATCGTCATCGCGCTTTCCCACTCCGGGATGGGACGGCAAAATTATGCCGAAAACCTCGAGAACGCATCGGTGCCTCTGGCTGCCATCGACGGCATCGACGCCATCGTGACCGGTCACAGCCACCTCGACTTTCCCGGACCGAAATTCGAGGGCTTCGCCGGTGTCGACAATACGAAGGGACTGATTTCCGGCAAGCCGGGTGTGATGGGCGGCTTCTGGGGCTCGCATCTCGGTCTGATAGACCTGCTCCTCGAGCGTGACGGCAGCGCGTGGCGGGTGATCAGTTCAACGAGCGAAGCTCGCCCCATCTATCGGCGGGAAGAGAAGAAGGTGATCGCCGAAGTCGGCGATAAGCCGGAGGTGCTGGCAGCCGCAGCGAAGGATCACGAGGCGACGCTTGCCTATGTCCGCACCCCGGTCGGCAAGACTTCGGCACCGCTCTATTCCTATTTCGCCCTTGTCGCCGACGACCCCTCGGTCCAGATCGTCAGCCAGGCGCAGATCTGGTACATCCGCGACATGCTCAAGGACACCGAGCACAAGGACTTGCCGGTGTTGTCCGCGGCGGCTCCATTCAAGGCAGGCGGTCGTGGCGGCGCCGACTATTATACCGATGTGCCGGCAGGCGATATTGCCATCAAAAACGTTGCCGATCTCTACCTCTATCCGAACACGGTACAGGCCGTCGTTATCAATGGCGACCAAGTGGCCAACTGGCTCGAGATGTCGGCCGGCATCTTCAATCAGGTTGCTCCCGGATCCGTCGACGCGGAACTGATCAACGCGGGCTTCCCGTCCTATAATTTCGACGTGATCGACGGCGTCACCTATGAGATCGACCTCTCACAACCGGCGAAGTTCGACAAGGACGGCAATCTCGTGAGCACTGCGGCAAAGCGCATCCAGAACCTGCAATATGACGGCAAGGCGATCGATCCCACGCAAAGGTTCGTGGTGGTGACCAACAACTATCGGGCCGGCGGTGGCGGCAACTTCCCGGATATCGCTTCCGATAAGGTGATCTTCGTCGCGCCAGACACCAATCGCGATGTCATCGTCCGCTACATCGTCGAACAGGGAACGATCAACCCGTCGGCCGATGCGAACTGGAGATTTGTGCCGCTCAAGGACACGAGCGTGCTATTCGACAGTAGCCCCAAGGCAAGACAGTTCCTGTCACAGGTGAAGGCCGTTGCGATCGAAGACGCCGGCGAAGGCGCCGAGGGATTCGCCCGATTCCGTATCAAGCTCTGA
- a CDS encoding Lrp/AsnC family transcriptional regulator, with product MSELDTIDHAILRILQQNGRISNADLAAKVGLSPSACSRRVDILEKSGTISGYHARIAHKALDYKIMVIVHISLSGQFAKTLAEFEAAVKLCPNVLVCYLMSGEYDYILRVAAKDLEDYERIHRDWLSALPHVVKINSSFSLREVIDRPNVGI from the coding sequence ATGAGCGAGCTCGACACCATTGATCATGCGATTCTGCGCATCCTTCAGCAGAACGGCAGGATATCCAATGCGGATCTCGCGGCGAAAGTCGGCCTTTCCCCCTCTGCCTGCTCCAGACGCGTCGACATCCTCGAAAAATCGGGCACGATCAGCGGCTACCACGCCCGCATTGCCCACAAGGCGCTCGACTACAAGATCATGGTCATCGTCCACATCTCGCTGTCGGGCCAGTTCGCGAAGACGCTTGCGGAATTCGAGGCTGCCGTAAAACTCTGCCCCAATGTGCTGGTCTGTTATCTGATGTCTGGCGAATACGACTACATCCTGCGCGTCGCGGCCAAGGATCTGGAGGATTACGAGCGAATTCACCGGGACTGGCTGTCGGCGCTGCCGCATGTCGTCAAGATCAATTCGAGCTTTTCGCTCCGCGAGGTCATCGATCGGCCGAATGTCGGCATTTGA
- the ald gene encoding alanine dehydrogenase has translation MRVGCPKEIKNHEYRVGLTPGSVREYVAHGHEVIVESKAGAGIGADDDAYRAAGARIVSTAKEVFEKSDMIVKVKEPQPSEWTQLRAGQILYTYLHLAPDPEQTKGLLNSGVTAVAYETVTDERGGLPLLAPMSEVAGRLAIQAGATSLQKANGGRGILLGGVPGVLPAKVAIIGGGVVGLHAAKMAAGLGADVSILDRSIPRLRQLDDIFNGRVHTRFSTIDALEEEVFSADLVIGAVLIPGAAAPKLVTREMLSGMKKGAVIVDVAIDQGGCFETSHATTHSDPTYEVDGVVHYCVANMPGAVPVTSAQALNNATLYYGLQLADRGLKAIAEDRHLRAGLNVHKGRVTNGPVAEALGYDAYAPEAVLNVA, from the coding sequence ATGCGTGTCGGTTGCCCGAAGGAAATCAAAAACCATGAATACCGTGTAGGTCTGACGCCCGGTTCGGTACGGGAATATGTCGCCCATGGTCACGAGGTGATCGTCGAAAGCAAGGCCGGGGCAGGGATCGGGGCAGACGACGACGCTTATCGCGCCGCAGGAGCGCGGATTGTTTCGACGGCCAAGGAAGTGTTCGAAAAGTCGGACATGATCGTCAAGGTCAAAGAACCGCAGCCATCCGAATGGACCCAACTGCGAGCAGGCCAAATTCTTTACACATATTTGCATCTGGCGCCGGATCCCGAGCAAACCAAGGGACTTCTCAACTCTGGCGTTACGGCGGTCGCCTACGAAACGGTGACGGATGAACGCGGTGGACTGCCGCTGCTCGCGCCGATGTCGGAGGTCGCCGGGCGGCTTGCCATCCAGGCTGGCGCGACGTCGCTTCAGAAGGCGAATGGCGGCCGTGGTATCCTCCTTGGCGGCGTGCCGGGAGTGTTGCCCGCCAAGGTCGCCATCATCGGCGGTGGCGTTGTCGGGCTGCATGCGGCCAAGATGGCCGCCGGTCTCGGTGCGGACGTTTCGATCCTCGACCGCTCGATCCCGCGCCTGCGTCAACTCGACGATATCTTCAACGGCCGCGTTCACACCCGGTTCTCGACGATCGATGCGCTCGAGGAGGAAGTCTTTTCCGCCGATCTGGTGATCGGCGCCGTACTCATCCCGGGGGCGGCGGCCCCCAAGCTCGTCACGCGCGAAATGCTTTCCGGTATGAAAAAGGGTGCGGTCATTGTCGATGTCGCCATCGACCAGGGCGGTTGTTTCGAGACTTCACACGCGACGACGCATTCCGATCCGACTTACGAGGTGGACGGCGTCGTGCATTATTGCGTCGCGAATATGCCGGGCGCGGTGCCGGTGACCTCGGCACAGGCGTTGAACAACGCCACGCTTTACTATGGCCTGCAACTCGCCGATCGCGGCCTTAAGGCGATCGCTGAGGACCGTCACCTGCGTGCCGGTCTGAACGTGCACAAGGGCCGGGTGACGAACGGGCCTGTGGCAGAGGCGCTCGGCTATGATGCCTACGCGCCGGAGGCTGTTCTCAACGTCGCCTGA
- a CDS encoding DUF1203 domain-containing protein, whose product MSLRYIPMSDGDAERLRDGGLDAYGNPPERRVSDGDGVPCRHCLRNVDRGRPYLVLAYRPFASVQAYAETGPIFLHADECAAHDRHALPPILASSKEYLLRGYGIDHRIVYGTGGVVAADRLPERAEELLARADVAYVHVRSAKYNCYQCRIEIA is encoded by the coding sequence ATGAGTCTACGCTACATCCCCATGTCCGACGGTGACGCGGAACGACTGCGCGACGGCGGCCTTGATGCCTATGGCAATCCGCCTGAGCGTCGCGTCTCGGACGGGGACGGCGTTCCCTGCCGGCACTGCCTGCGCAACGTCGATCGCGGCCGGCCCTACCTTGTGCTCGCCTATCGACCCTTTGCGTCAGTGCAGGCTTACGCGGAGACGGGACCGATCTTCCTGCACGCGGACGAATGCGCCGCGCACGACAGACATGCGCTGCCACCCATTCTCGCATCCAGCAAGGAATATCTATTGCGGGGATATGGGATCGACCATCGCATCGTATACGGAACCGGTGGCGTCGTTGCGGCGGATAGGCTGCCAGAGCGCGCCGAAGAACTGCTGGCTCGGGCGGACGTCGCCTACGTGCACGTCCGTTCCGCCAAATACAATTGCTATCAGTGCCGTATCGAGATTGCCTGA
- a CDS encoding GNAT family N-acetyltransferase, protein MQGSKPAAITAHVTELEMTSPPKQSLPIPVNIHTAVLRVSDIPLAYYRFLYLRVGKRWHWTERLRMSDEELADVLHNKATTVTVLYVNGAPAGFFELHERENEVIELTHFGLMEHALGLGLGKWFLLQTLLAAWAMNPSKVRVTTNNLDHPRALQLYQQFGFSPVATREAIVEPLSDAELLALAKEL, encoded by the coding sequence ATGCAAGGATCGAAGCCTGCAGCGATCACGGCGCACGTGACCGAACTCGAGATGACGTCACCGCCCAAACAAAGCCTGCCGATACCCGTCAACATCCACACGGCCGTATTGCGTGTATCGGACATCCCGCTCGCCTACTATCGCTTCCTTTACCTTCGCGTCGGCAAGCGCTGGCATTGGACGGAGCGCCTGCGTATGAGCGACGAGGAACTGGCGGATGTGCTCCACAACAAGGCGACGACGGTCACCGTACTCTACGTCAACGGTGCGCCGGCAGGCTTCTTCGAACTGCACGAACGCGAGAACGAAGTCATTGAACTCACCCATTTCGGCCTCATGGAACACGCGCTCGGTCTCGGCCTGGGCAAATGGTTCCTGCTGCAGACGTTGCTGGCGGCCTGGGCGATGAACCCGAGCAAGGTCAGGGTGACGACGAACAATCTCGACCACCCGCGCGCTCTTCAGCTCTATCAGCAGTTCGGTTTTTCGCCGGTCGCGACGCGGGAGGCAATCGTCGAACCGTTGAGTGACGCCGAGTTGCTTGCCTTGGCCAAAGAGCTCTGA
- the sseA gene encoding 3-mercaptopyruvate sulfurtransferase, protein MDNKNENKSAFVVSADWLQQRLADPSVKILDAAWYLPAQNRDPKSEYAAAHIPGAIFFDQDAIADQSSGLPHTLPSPQAFAQAVGAMGIGDDDTIVVYDGPGIFTAPRVWWMFRIMGARNVFVLDGGMDGWKMEGRPATTEIPTPTPRVFNATFDAAAVTSFERMKEVVEKRLLQIADARGAGRFTGEEPEPRAGMRSGHMPGARNLPSGVFSEEGKLKSLDALRQTFSDAGVDLTQPVVTTCGSGVTAAIITLALQSLGHTDNTLYDGSWSEWGGRPDTPVATGRE, encoded by the coding sequence ATGGATAACAAGAACGAGAACAAGAGTGCTTTCGTCGTCTCTGCGGACTGGCTCCAGCAGCGCCTTGCCGATCCGTCGGTGAAGATCCTCGACGCCGCCTGGTACCTGCCGGCGCAGAACCGGGATCCGAAGTCGGAATACGCGGCCGCGCACATCCCCGGTGCTATATTCTTCGACCAGGACGCCATCGCCGATCAATCAAGCGGTCTGCCGCATACCCTCCCCTCACCGCAAGCCTTCGCCCAGGCCGTTGGCGCCATGGGCATCGGCGACGACGATACGATCGTCGTTTACGACGGGCCAGGCATCTTCACCGCGCCGCGTGTTTGGTGGATGTTCCGGATCATGGGCGCAAGGAACGTCTTCGTTCTCGATGGCGGGATGGATGGTTGGAAGATGGAGGGGCGGCCGGCGACCACGGAAATCCCTACCCCGACGCCACGCGTTTTCAACGCTACGTTCGATGCGGCTGCCGTCACCTCCTTCGAGCGCATGAAGGAGGTCGTAGAAAAGCGGCTCCTGCAGATTGCCGATGCGCGCGGCGCAGGCCGCTTCACCGGCGAGGAGCCGGAGCCGAGAGCAGGCATGCGCTCGGGGCATATGCCTGGAGCCAGGAACCTGCCATCCGGCGTTTTTTCCGAAGAAGGCAAGCTCAAGAGCCTCGACGCCTTGCGCCAGACCTTTAGCGATGCCGGCGTCGACCTGACACAGCCGGTCGTCACCACTTGCGGGTCCGGCGTCACCGCGGCAATCATAACTCTTGCCCTTCAGTCGCTGGGGCACACGGACAATACGCTCTATGATGGCTCCTGGTCGGAATGGGGCGGGCGGCCCGACACGCCGGTAGCGACCGGCAGAGAGTGA
- a CDS encoding alanyl-tRNA editing protein, producing MTKTVTALFREDFYLSTCEASVTGILDDGGIELDQTCFYATSGGQPGDTGFLERGDGGRIAIAGTRHGATKDVIIHVPAEGQPSPAIGEKLVLHIDWPRRYRLMRMHTACHLLSVVCPFPITGAAVGEDESRVDFDMSETIDKDQVTAALIKLVEENHPVYVQWITDEELAANPGIVKSKNVRPPMGLGRVSLVCIGKDSAVDSQPCGGTHVSETQEVGAIHIAKIEKKGKENRRFRIRFGTPEDCPAV from the coding sequence ATGACCAAGACCGTTACCGCCCTCTTCCGAGAAGACTTCTACCTCTCGACCTGCGAGGCAAGCGTGACCGGAATTCTCGATGATGGCGGAATCGAGCTTGATCAGACATGCTTCTACGCCACCTCCGGCGGGCAGCCGGGGGATACCGGCTTTCTCGAGCGTGGTGACGGAGGCCGAATCGCGATCGCAGGCACCCGGCACGGCGCCACCAAGGACGTCATCATACACGTCCCGGCGGAAGGTCAGCCTTCGCCGGCGATCGGCGAAAAGCTCGTCCTCCACATCGACTGGCCGCGCCGGTACCGATTGATGCGCATGCACACCGCCTGCCACCTGCTTTCCGTCGTTTGCCCCTTCCCGATCACCGGGGCGGCTGTTGGCGAGGACGAAAGCCGCGTCGATTTCGACATGAGCGAAACGATCGACAAGGACCAGGTGACGGCAGCGCTCATCAAACTCGTCGAAGAGAACCACCCCGTTTACGTGCAATGGATCACCGACGAGGAACTCGCCGCCAACCCGGGCATCGTCAAATCGAAGAATGTCCGCCCGCCGATGGGTCTTGGCAGGGTGAGCCTCGTCTGCATCGGAAAAGACTCCGCCGTCGACAGCCAACCCTGCGGTGGCACACACGTTTCCGAGACCCAGGAAGTAGGCGCGATTCACATCGCCAAGATAGAAAAGAAGGGTAAGGAGAATCGGCGTTTTCGGATACGCTTCGGAACGCCGGAAGATTGTCCGGCTGTTTGA
- a CDS encoding cysteine synthase A codes for MTVLPSVLEAIGNTPLIRLQAVSEATGCTILGKAEFLNPGQSVKDRAALWIIRQAEKSGQLKPGGVIVEGTAGNTGIGLAVVGNALGYRTVIVIPETQTQEKKDALRLMGAELVEVPAVPYKNPNNYVKVSGRLAAELAKTEPNGAIWANQFDNVANRDAHVETTAPEIWRDTDGKVDGFICAVGSGGTLAGVAQGLRAKNPAVKIGIADPEGAALYNYYAHGELKANGSSITEGIGQGRITANLEGFTPDFAYQIPDSEAVPYVFDLIEKEGICVGGSTGINIAGAVRIAKDLGPGHTIVTILCDYGNRYQSKLFNPDFLTSKGLPVPSWLKTTSNITVPYEPVG; via the coding sequence ATGACCGTTCTTCCGTCCGTGCTCGAAGCGATCGGCAACACGCCGTTGATCCGGCTCCAAGCCGTTTCCGAAGCCACCGGCTGCACCATCCTGGGCAAAGCGGAATTTCTCAATCCGGGGCAATCGGTGAAGGACCGCGCAGCCTTGTGGATCATCCGGCAGGCGGAAAAATCCGGGCAGTTGAAACCCGGCGGCGTCATCGTCGAAGGCACTGCCGGCAATACCGGAATCGGTCTCGCGGTCGTAGGCAACGCGCTCGGATACCGTACGGTCATCGTCATTCCCGAAACGCAGACTCAGGAGAAAAAGGACGCGTTGCGCCTCATGGGTGCCGAGCTAGTCGAAGTTCCCGCGGTGCCGTACAAAAATCCCAACAACTACGTGAAGGTTTCGGGCCGACTGGCCGCCGAACTTGCCAAGACAGAACCGAACGGCGCGATCTGGGCAAACCAGTTCGACAACGTCGCAAACCGCGACGCGCATGTGGAAACGACAGCGCCGGAAATCTGGCGCGACACAGACGGCAAGGTCGACGGTTTCATCTGCGCGGTAGGCTCTGGAGGCACGCTCGCCGGCGTGGCTCAAGGGTTGCGGGCCAAGAATCCTGCTGTCAAGATCGGTATTGCCGATCCGGAAGGGGCCGCACTTTACAACTACTATGCACATGGCGAGCTCAAGGCGAACGGAAGCTCGATCACCGAGGGGATCGGGCAGGGCCGCATCACCGCCAACCTTGAAGGTTTCACGCCGGACTTCGCGTACCAGATTCCCGATTCGGAAGCCGTGCCCTACGTTTTCGACCTGATCGAAAAGGAAGGGATCTGCGTCGGGGGCTCAACCGGCATCAACATTGCCGGCGCGGTACGGATCGCCAAGGACCTGGGCCCCGGCCACACGATCGTGACGATTCTCTGCGACTATGGTAACCGCTACCAGTCGAAACTCTTCAACCCGGACTTTCTGACCTCCAAGGGCCTGCCGGTGCCAAGCTGGCTCAAGACCACTTCGAACATCACCGTGCCATACGAACCCGTCGGATAA
- a CDS encoding SDR family NAD(P)-dependent oxidoreductase, with protein MTTAFTARPEHGLVWITGASSGIGRAVALRLVEEGYSVVVTARSHERLVALQHEASGPGRIVVLDGDVADPRDMERLLAAVEYDHGRVALAVLNAGVAIPVRGDDLGREAFDKSFAVNLHGVVNCLVPVVEHMKANGHGQIAVVSSVAGYCGLPMSAAYGATKAALINMAESLRFDLDRIGIRVQLICPGFVDTAASARGRFPRPAMVSVDEAAERICLGLKSGRFEITFPKRFVYAVKLLRFLPYGAYFALLNWLVPGRAPATAAKKERSGSKGRPRQAV; from the coding sequence ATGACGACTGCATTCACAGCCCGACCCGAGCATGGACTGGTGTGGATAACGGGGGCGAGTTCGGGCATCGGCCGCGCCGTGGCCCTCAGGCTGGTGGAGGAAGGCTACTCGGTGGTCGTCACGGCGCGCAGCCACGAGAGGCTGGTGGCACTTCAGCATGAGGCGTCGGGCCCGGGTAGGATTGTCGTTCTCGATGGGGACGTCGCCGATCCGCGTGATATGGAACGTTTGCTGGCAGCCGTCGAATACGACCACGGGCGGGTGGCTCTGGCCGTGCTCAATGCGGGGGTGGCGATTCCGGTGCGTGGCGATGATCTTGGTCGGGAAGCCTTCGATAAGAGCTTCGCCGTCAATCTTCATGGTGTGGTCAATTGCCTCGTGCCCGTTGTGGAGCACATGAAGGCGAACGGGCATGGCCAGATCGCCGTCGTCTCGTCAGTGGCGGGATACTGCGGCCTACCGATGAGCGCCGCTTACGGAGCGACCAAGGCGGCGCTCATCAATATGGCGGAGAGCTTGAGGTTCGACCTCGATCGTATCGGCATCCGCGTGCAGTTGATCTGTCCGGGCTTTGTCGATACGGCCGCTTCGGCGAGAGGCAGGTTCCCGCGACCGGCGATGGTGAGCGTGGACGAGGCGGCGGAGCGCATATGCCTCGGCTTGAAATCCGGGCGCTTCGAGATCACCTTCCCGAAACGCTTTGTCTATGCCGTTAAGCTGCTGCGGTTCCTGCCTTATGGCGCCTACTTTGCGCTTCTCAACTGGCTCGTGCCGGGGCGTGCACCCGCCACCGCCGCAAAGAAAGAGCGCTCCGGTTCAAAAGGCAGGCCGCGTCAGGCGGTGTGA
- a CDS encoding SMR family transporter, whose amino-acid sequence MSADGFYFAFAVMAGILDVAANLASTKSNGFARRGWGALSILLVLAAFALLAKAIKGMELAMAYAVLGATGIFGTAICGRLFFGQKLRPVGWVGLSLVFGAVLVLHTA is encoded by the coding sequence ATGAGCGCCGATGGCTTCTATTTCGCTTTCGCGGTTATGGCCGGCATTCTCGACGTCGCAGCGAATCTGGCCTCCACGAAGTCGAACGGCTTTGCCCGGCGCGGCTGGGGCGCGCTTTCGATTCTCCTGGTGTTGGCCGCCTTCGCACTGCTCGCGAAAGCGATTAAGGGTATGGAACTCGCCATGGCCTATGCGGTACTTGGCGCCACCGGCATTTTCGGCACCGCGATCTGCGGGCGCCTTTTCTTCGGCCAAAAGCTAAGGCCAGTCGGCTGGGTCGGCCTGTCGCTGGTCTTTGGTGCGGTTCTGGTGCTTCACACCGCCTGA
- a CDS encoding SMR family transporter — protein sequence MRVAWLFLVLAITTEVAGLTAMKAASASGSYAGHAIMYASIALSYVFLAKAVKTISVGVAYAIWEGSGVALITIVSVFVFGHALSGREMLGLSMAVAGILLVNAGEVEQEEAAGEAAR from the coding sequence ATGCGTGTTGCATGGCTTTTCCTGGTTCTCGCGATCACGACAGAGGTCGCCGGCCTCACGGCGATGAAAGCTGCTTCCGCCTCCGGCTCCTATGCCGGGCATGCGATCATGTACGCATCGATTGCACTCTCATACGTGTTCCTTGCCAAGGCCGTGAAGACGATCTCCGTCGGCGTCGCCTATGCCATCTGGGAAGGGTCCGGTGTGGCCCTCATCACGATCGTCTCCGTGTTCGTCTTCGGCCATGCACTCAGCGGCCGCGAGATGCTGGGCCTGTCGATGGCCGTTGCAGGCATACTGCTCGTCAACGCCGGTGAGGTCGAGCAAGAGGAAGCGGCGGGAGAAGCCGCCCGATGA